The window TGCTTGCTGTTGCCTGTGAGGCCTGGGAGGATCAGTACTGTGGGGCGGGTAGAGGATTCTGGGTAGGTCGCGCTGTCCCGATTGTCCACCCAGTCCAGAGAGATCTGACCACCATCAACCGTACGGATCAGCTCACTGAATGGATGAAGGGACGATTACTATAGCACATGAACTTAAATACTATAAAACATACTGAAGAACGATAACAGGATGACTGCGTCAGACAGCTAAAGGAACATAAAGGGAACTCGTGCAGGAGGTTCATCCTACTTGCGATAAGTGACGGGGGGTCTGGACTTGAGGACGGCACAGACGAGGGTTTGAACGCGGCCTCCCCAGCACCAGGGAGTGGGACTGAAGCACTCAGCCACCACAGGACAGTGCTTGTGGAGGAATGCACTGAAAGCCGTGCTTGAGACAAGGGCTGGCGTCTGAGAGGAATCGAGACAAAGAGGCAAAACACAGGTGTCTTGTAATTAGTACTTGTGTTACAAACAAGAATTTATGCAAAACAAGCTGGGGAAGGGCAGATAGTATGAGAGGTATGGAGGTATGTGGTAAACAGTACAGTGTTCtacaaaaactgaaaaacaaacattttctacAATATAAGAACATGTCATATGAAAttcataatactgtatatgttttgtTATAGTAGTTAACTAGCCCATGATATCTGGACTAtaacacatacaaaacatacagcATGAGTATTATGTGGTATTAAGCCAACATACACTCACTGAGACAGATAACCAAATTATTGAAAATTGAATGAATATTagtaagtcatttatcaagttaCGATGCCAAACATTTGCAGTTTCCAGCTTCTCAGAAGATGTAAacgtttggtgttttttctcACATTGAAGGCATCACCTTGGGCTTCAAGAAATTGTGACgggcatttttcacaattttttttatattttgtcgcCTAACCAAAAAATGGATTAATTGAAAAggtaatcagcagattaatcaataatgaaaataaccagTAACACTTTATTTCAACCTCCCTACAATTTGTTTAAGTGTTTATTAGTTGTCAACAAGTATAACTCGTCCTACGAGAGATCAATAACTTGCATATAAAGTTGAAAGAAAATGGTTAAAACAGTAGATGTGTTAAAAGCTGAAAAAGATATGATTACAACTATGTTAATGATGTTATCAAGCATTCATTACCGCTTTATACACCATTTATGGATGCCTATTATGATATACAATTAGAAAATTAGATTAAATCTCTTTATGACTACGATATAGTGCGTTATATGACTTGTTTATATGCTGGTTATAATTGCCAAATAGATGTTAGAATAAAGTATTACTTAGCAATTAACCATTAGTTGCAGGCCTAAACATAATATGAATCAAATCTGTGTTAAAATGCCCTCAATTTTGTAGAACAAAGTACAGTAACATTAtgctaatatataatatattcatatattaacCATACATATTACATAGCTCAAGAAGTCataataggattttttttttcttctggtgTGTTAAATAAAGATAACTTGAACAAAATgattcaaaaaaaacttttaaaaagagatattgaaaaatataataaaataaaataaagtagacTGAgatcaaataaagaaatatgtatatatttttaaaaatacagttaaataaaataaaattaatacaaaataaataataaataaatatttaattaaaaaaataaaaaaaataaagtagactgagatcaaataaaaataaaaattaaataagaaaatatgttttctttcaaaaatacagtaatgtgaaaatataattaagaaaaaataaaaggaaaataaataaataaaacaaaacgaAAATACAGTTAACAAAATGAGTAGAATAAGACTAAAAAAAGAGAAGGGATAAGATAAAGATAACATAAGATAAcatagcataaaaaatgacccCAAACCTTAAAGTAGACTgagatcaaataaaaataaaaattaaataagaaaatattttttaaaaaaaacagtaatataaaaatataattaagaaaaaataaaatagagaaaatataATGGAGCAGACTAAGATAAaatccaaaaataataataaatacatatttaataaatatacataaataaaatttaaaaaaaaattgaattattaaaaaaaaaaatttaaaaagaaatattggaaaatacaataaaataaaattaagtagACTGAGatcaaataaaaattaaaattaaataagaaaatattttttaaaaaaaaacagtaatataaaaatataatcaagaaaaaataaaatagagaaaatataATGGAGCAGACTAAGATAAaatccaaaaataataataaatacatatttaataaatatacataaataaaattttaaaaaaaataattattaaaaaaaaaaatttaaaaagaaatattggaaaatacaataaaataaaattaagtagACTgagatcaaataaaaataaaaattaaataagaaaatatttttaaaaaaaaacagtaatataaaaatataatcaagaaaaaataaaatagagaaaatataATGGAGCAGACTAAGATAAaatccaaaaataataataaatacatatttaataaatatacataaataaaatttaaaaaaaaattaattattaaaaaaaaaaatttaaaaagaaatattggaaaatacaataaaataaaattaagtagACTgagatcaaataaaaataaaaattaaataaaaaaatatttttaaaaaaaaaacagtaatataaaaatataatcaagaaaaaataaaatagagaaaatataATGGAGCAGACTAAgataaaatcaaaaaataataataaatacatatttaataaatatacataaataaaatttaaaaaaaaattaattattaaaaaaaaaatttaaaaagaaatattggaaaatacaataaaataaaattaagtagactgagatcaaataaaaaaataaaattaaataagtttttttgttttttttaaatacagtaaaataaaaatataattatgataaaaataaataaaatgaaatgaaaacacagttaacAAAATGAGTAGAATAAccctaaaaaaagagaaaagggaTAAGATAAAGATAAGAAATAACATGTCATAATAAAGAAATGAGCGCAAACCTTTCCCCCAGTGACTGACCTGACACTTGCGGCCCCACAGATAGTACAGTGCGGCCGTGAGGGAGCAGATGAACACCGTGTAAGGTCTGGAAACACACTCCCAATATGTTCTCCATAGCTCCAAATGTGATAAAAGCATAGTTAGCTAACCGGGTCTAGCTGACGGTAATGTAACGATGAATGACTCCTTCAAAGCCGACACAACGGGGACAGACAACagacgtgtatatatatagttattagtTACAGTAATGCGCGACAACCTGCCTTCATCACCACCAGCTAACGTTAAAGATGTGTTACAGCTCCTCCTTCACGTCCCATCACCTCTGCCGGTGATGGGAACTAACCGGTAATCCACCGGTAAATCCACCTGCCCGGTGTTTCCTGCTGCTTCCTGCTTCGTATGTTTAAAGAGACACATCCAATGTCAAAGTCCTCCTCATGTTCTACGGTCCGGCTTTACCATGGATCTATAGATGTAGGACGAGAGAGGGCATCCAGAGACAGGCAGGACTACAAATAGAGAAGTGCACTACTGCACATGCGCTGTTCTGCTTCCTCTTCTGCTTCTTTGGTGCTTATTGGCAACCAGCTTATAGGAGCATTACcaccacctactggactggagtgtggagcagtagcgGACAggcaggaaaataaataaataaatttaaaaaatttaaataaaaataaataaataaacaaataaaaagattaattaaaaaataaataaaattaaagccgcaagcggcatttcgcgggttatagcctttCGCGCTCAAAGCGCCCCCCTAGTCGCCGATTTGAATGACactttcagcggatgtttcagatactcttgtgaacatatgctgcaagtttggagacaatgggccaaaggcttgggaagttaggtctattgatgtgctgagcccgccccttaaaaatgaattggtcaataacttcacaacacaatgacatatcaacaagctttatgcaacttttgatgagcctggtccaataatgattcgcagaaaatatgccagcaatcagacctacggtttaggaggagatgtcaaaaatgtgtttttcaaagaatTCAAGATGGCGGAAAATGTAGTCAGTGGACTTtcgtggtccaagagacttttttgtagatcacattcagcagcacatgtctgtcaaatttcTAATCGACGGGACTTATGGTGTGAGGGGGCTGGCCGTGAAAAattttatagcgccaccatgtggccaattgttttcatattttatgtgaagcattatgacatcatgtacagttatggtaccaagtttcatgtctctagctcgttccagctcacagcaaattgagcaaaggcataatttagcataaaatgctaaataggccacgcccacatgcaccgaTCAATACGACACTTCAGATCTGTGTTAATACTTGCCCCCAGAGTATatgcaccaaatttgataaaattctgtccaCCGGATCTTGCGCTATAagtttttgacagttttggcgccccctatgggtcaagcggaaaatgctttggtacgcctattcccaaacacgtactgaagatatctaccaagatttatgatgatttgactaatggtcaatgaattatggccaatttcctgctaagctccgaccattgaaaagtttgttggtcaacagcttcataacgcaatgaggtatcaacacgctttatgcaacgttagatgacattagtccaatGATGATCCGCAGAAAATTTGGTAGATAATCGGAccaacggtttaggaggagatgtcaaaaatgtgtttttcaaaaaatccaatatggcggaaaatctagttaggcggactttagtggtcccagaggctttattgtagatcacacggagctggacatgtctgtcaagtttcaagtcaatcggacttacggtgtgcggggcgtggccttgccaaaatcgcatgtttgggcgttaattacagcgccaccatgtggtcgATTGGCGCAAACTCAatagggttatgccccttcggggctataaccctaataaattattattagagggactgtttgtaacttcttacacgtataaatcacccgggtcggtgtcccatgcgtgctcgcatatgcgtgctcgcatgtggctacgatgttcagactcagactccaacacaaactacacggaagcaccaaaaccgcgatgttatatctagtgaagcccgtcttgcaaaacagtgttggccacggtcggggtacgcggaggagaccgtagctttggtctccagggccggagtctctgctccgctgctcctctgcctgcctggtTGCcttcgctcagctcgctccactctcacctgcatgcgcgcacactacacactgaaggagagttagtagctcttAGAATATCTAGTGattgtacagtggacgtttgtgcagaaataactgctgcagctcctccagaccaacagaggtttcccgtgtcttgtgaagtgacggggctctgcagcaagaaacgttatcgtctcctaccgggtgccggtgtctccctccggctgcggtcgggaggctgaggcaggaaaagccaacactaggatcagcattgattcatggagagacctccgtctggtcagctaacattactgccaagcagctgaaatagagagtgatattgtgtttttagctgacgtgtgtcgcctcactgttttgagcaatgctcgttcatgtctatgtagaacgagcacaagcgtgagcccgacgctgactttcgttgacttaatggccacaggtgtcgctgttaacaagcatttctgaaagttacaaatagtccctttaatgcttATAAGTTGGCTACTTTTGTTTCTCAAGCTTGAAAAAAACGTCAGGATGGGTTATTTGTCTAGTATTAATTGTAATTTATACTGGTACTCTGGTTTCggcctttgtcttttctttattttctaaataatggtGTATTTTAAGTCTGTTTGGGCtgggcatattatttatgcatgacacaataataataataaaaaaaatatatatacagtctgtccccgtagaccaggggtcagcaacctttaaagggactgtttgtaaagtcagcgtcgggttcgcgcttgtgttcgctctaaatagacatgaacgagcatcgatcacaacagtgaggcgacacacgtcagctaaatccacaatatcactctatatttcagctgcttggcagtaatgttagctgaccagacgaaggtctctccatgaattaatgctgatcctagtgttggcttttcctgccccagcctcccgaccgcggccggagggagacaccggcaaaATTTGATATGTCTGTGGGGACAACTGCTCTGACTGGGCTCCATGTCAAAGATGTTACACTGAAGTTTCACATACAGTCTCACTCAAAACGTACCACTTGTACCTTTTTAgataacttgttttaattacAGACCATACAATGCCTTTGTGAAGCTGTAAAAAGACTATAGAGTTCATTGGGAAAGAACCTGGAGCTAAACATAATGATTTATTTAGAACAATAACAAAGCAAGCACAAAAGGTCTTGTTTCACCATGTTGTGTAATTTATTCTGCTGATTACAGGAAATCTCTCAATATTTGCCTTTTAAATGCAACAAAGGTCTTTAGGACTCATTTAATCTAGTTGAGTGGGATCCCTGCCACCACCTCTGACTCAATACCACACTCATCATTTCCACGCTTGATCTTGAAGAAACCTGAAATGAGAAGACGCAAGAACATGATTTACACTTTTTTACCATATCGCTCACCACATTACCAGATTATGTGACCAAGAAGAACCATGATGTCCCAAACCCTGGTACCTTTATCTCCCCAGTCACCGTTCCAGGAGTTTGCAGCCAGCCAGTACGGCGTCCCGTTCTCCTCTCCCCAACCGAGGATCTTGATGGCATGACCGCCCAGCATCTCCCCTGTCACATGCTGGTACACACCTACAGTGTAACATTGAGTGCAATAACACAGGGCTTAAAGGACAACaggtggtgtttttttactcattttaacacatttactacatattttatattatattatgtaatataatataattatttaagAATAAAATATGCTTTTAGATTGGCGATGTGTCAAAGTAACTTCAGCATCAAAACATTGAGAGTCAACCTGCCAAAAATCACTATGTTGTAGCAGAGCCGGCCCTAGGCATAGGCGGTATAGGCGAGCACTATAGGGGAGCCATTCATTCATAGGGGCGCCCCAAATGAGGGAAGACAACATAcgatttttactatttttactaatactattatttcaaaatattacaaagaaAGCCCGCGACAACATAACTACATAGCCTATTAAATAGCAACATCacctgggaaaaaaacagagataaTGTGGTGAAtgaatagtttatttattgcataGTGTTGAAGCAGAGTGCTACGAGCTTACTTTGGATGATAGTAACGTTCACTAATTTAATAAACAGCTAGAGTTGACATCAGTTACTCCCACCTTAAATTCATTAAAGACTATTCAGGTGTTTGGGGAATAACCTACACACATCATTTTGAGAAATGCAGTTTTTCTTTTCAACTTAATCTCAAAGACATAAAGCTAAGcagtttctgtgtgagtgtatgaacACAATAATTGGTGGTGGAATTAGCTGCAATGCAACGGGCACCAGCTAAAAACTTACAATAGGATACCAAATTGGTCAGGGGTTACACAAATTTATGTTTACCTTTTCTtaattttggtgtttttttgtgaaatacaaaatactttTATCTCATCAGACGTGCAaatccttcaaatgaaacaatctgaGAAGGAAAACATCACTCTTTGGTTGAACTGCTCACCACTCACGTCTACACTAAGGCCTTAATATGTGATGAGGGGTCACATTTTGCTTCATTTTAAGGGGTCATTGaagaaaaaggttgggaaccactataATAGGATTAGAGTCTGGAAGACAGATGAGCAAACATGGATGGCATGATGATAATAAAGCAGGTTAAAGCAGGTTTCAAGTTGATTTTCACTCCGAGATGAAGTGAAACTGCTTCATATATGTAATAAATGACTTCTCCTGCTTGTGTGCGTGCTGCTACGTGTTGAGGAGAGGTTTGTGTGCAGGCAGTATACAGTTTGTTGTATATACAGAGTTGTATAGCTAATGTGGCAACAAAGTCTAACCAGCCTCACCAGTCTTGTACAGCAGAAAATCTGCATATACAGAGAAAGCTGCCTCCACAGGCCCGTTGCTGTACAGCTCGGTCATAATCTGCTCCTGTTGGGACGGGACGCTGTATGTGCGTCTACCTAAAGAGGGAGACACAGGAAACAATAGAAATAAGACTATGTGTGACAGAGAAGTGACTGCAGGGGGGAAAAATAGATAACTTTAGAGTCTGTACCAAAGTGTTTGTCCTTCTGATAGGATGGCGAGTATCCATCAAGGCACTGCTGCTCACACTTAGGAGTCTCTCCTTCACCCTGACACGGAGGACGAGTCCCATTCACGTGGTGCTCACAGGGAGCGATGCTGTAGGGTCGGCAGCCTGTCAAACACGCCATCAGTCTCAGCTCAGACTGTAAATATTTTGCTGAAAAGCTCTATAAACCCATTTTAGTTAACACTTTTGGATCAGCTTACCGACATTGGAGTTATACAGGCCTCCTGTCACAAGCCCCTTCTTTGCCCAGAACTCCCAAGCAGCAGAGGGATAACCACCATAACAGCTGCGTCcacaggaaattaaaaaacacCACAAGGGTTGTTGTTCGACGTCCTCTTAAAAGACCTGTAATACACTCATTTTAATACACAAGTACTCACCCCATGCCGCATTCATCACAGCAAGACAGTAGATCTTCGGCAGAGATCTCTACAGAGATCTGACCCTTGCTGTGTATACATAACCTGTCGGATATCGCCTCAGCTGCACCAAAGGCCTGtgggaaatttaaaaaaaagggggaacaCTGGTTTAAGAATaatctgtgcgttccaatatCCATACTACTgtgctatttagtatgccagaaaaagatttactatgtcccaatacatagtatgtcaaatgcagtatgccaaaaataccagatTGTCCTACTACacccggtcgcattttgcagtgtgcaggccagcatgcttttctggctactctgacccacaatcctctgtgcagccgCAGTGGACATAAGAGCAAGAGGaacaaagttcaaggcacagtGTTATGATGAAATAGTGTGTCtttac is drawn from Sebastes umbrosus isolate fSebUmb1 chromosome 18, fSebUmb1.pri, whole genome shotgun sequence and contains these coding sequences:
- the LOC119477295 gene encoding cathepsin B-like isoform X2, which codes for MHASSGPTVPQSNRSETRDPVGPAGCYGGYPSAAWEFWAKKGLVTGGLYNSNVGCRPYSIAPCEHHVNGTRPPCQGEGETPKCEQQCLDGYSPSYQKDKHFGRRTYSVPSQQEQIMTELYSNGPVEAAFSVYADFLLYKTGVYQHVTGEMLGGHAIKILGWGEENGTPYWLAANSWNGDWGDKGFFKIKRGNDECGIESEVVAGIPLN
- the LOC119477295 gene encoding cathepsin B-like isoform X1 codes for the protein MHPLALVCVLLTVSVTWARPNLPHASSEMIDRINRAGTTWTAGENFHNIDTSYVKGLCGTILNGDKLPEVVHSTEGIELPDNFDARKQWPNCPTIQQIRDQGSCGSCWAFGAAEAISDRLCIHSKGQISVEISAEDLLSCCDECGMGCYGGYPSAAWEFWAKKGLVTGGLYNSNVGCRPYSIAPCEHHVNGTRPPCQGEGETPKCEQQCLDGYSPSYQKDKHFGRRTYSVPSQQEQIMTELYSNGPVEAAFSVYADFLLYKTGVYQHVTGEMLGGHAIKILGWGEENGTPYWLAANSWNGDWGDKGFFKIKRGNDECGIESEVVAGIPLN